From Corvus cornix cornix isolate S_Up_H32 chromosome 5, ASM73873v5, whole genome shotgun sequence, the proteins below share one genomic window:
- the ARHGAP5 gene encoding rho GTPase-activating protein 5 isoform X2: MMAKNKEPRPPSYAVSVVGLSGTEKDKGNCGVGKSCLCNRFVRSKADEYYPEHTSVLSTIDFGGRVVNNDHFLYWGDVTQSGEDGIECRIHVIEQTEFIDDQTFLPHRSTNLQPYIKRAAASKLQSAEKLMYICTDQLGLEQDFEQKQMPEGKLNIDGFLLCIDVSQGCNRKFDDQLKFVNNLYIQLSKSKKPIIIAATKCDECVDHYLREVQAFASNKKNLVVVETSARFNVNVETCFTALVQMMDKTRGKPKIIPYLDAYKTQRQLVVTATDKFEKLVQTVRDYHATWKTVSNKLKNHPDYEEYINLEGTKKAKNTFSKHIEQLKQEHIRKRKEEYINALPRALNTLLSNLDEIELLSWSEALKVMEKRPDFQSCFVVLEKTPWDETDHIDKVNDRRIPFDLLTTLEAEKVYQNHVQHLISEKRRVEMKEKFKKTLEKIQFISPGQPWEEVICFVVDDEAFKYITDADSKEVYGRHQREIVEKAKEEFQEMLFEHSELFYDLDLNATPSTDKMSEIHAVLSEEPRYKALQKLAPDRESLLLKHIGFVYHPTKETCLSGQNCMDIKVEELLANSLLQLDHGRSNLYHDSANIDKINLFILGKDGLAQELANEIRTQSTDDEYALDGKIYELDLRPVDAKSPYLLTQLWTSAFKPHGCFCVFNSIESLTFIGECIAKIRAEASQIRRDKYMANLSFTLILANQRDSVSKNLPILRHQGQQLANKLQCPFVDVPAGTYPRKFNEAQIKQALRGVLEAVKHNFDVVSPVPTIKDLSEADLRIVMCAMCGDPFSVDLILSPFLDSHSCSAAQAGQNNSLMLDKIIGEKRRRIQITILSYHSSIGVRKDELVHGYILVYSAKRKASMGMLRAFLSEVQDTIPVQLVAVTDSQADFFENEAIKELMTEGEHIATEITAKFTALYSLSQYHRQTEVFTLFFSDVLEKKNMIESSYMSDSTRESTHTSEDVFPRSPRGSSLDYNYPDSEDDAEGPPPYSPIGDDVRLLPAPSDRSKYRLDLEGNEYPIHSTPINCHDHERNHKVPPPIKPKPLVPRTNVKKLDPNLLKTIEAGIGKNPRKQPSRVPAAPPEDTDQSDNYAEPIDMVYKHKGFADDIYAVPEDSQNRIIKVRNSIVINTQGEEENGFSDRVAKSHGERRPSKYKYKSKTLFSKAKSYYRRTHSDASDDEAFTTSKPKRKGRHRGSEEDPLLSPVETWKGGIDNPAITSDQELDDKKMKKKPHKVKEDKKPKKKTKTFNPPIRRNWESNYFGMPLQDLVTPEKPIPLFVEKCVQFIEDTGLCTEGLYRVSGNKTDQDNIQKQFDQDHNISLESMGVTVNAVAGALKAFFADLPDPLVPYSLHQELLETSRLVSNIRPTL; encoded by the coding sequence ATGATGGCAAAAAACAAAGAGCCACGCCCCCCATCTTATGCTGTTAGTGTTGTTGGACTGTCTGGAACTGAAAAGGATAAAGGTAATTGTGGAGTCGGAAAGTCATGTTTGTGCAATAGATTCGTCCGATCAAAAGCAGATGAATATTATCCTGAGCATACCTCTGTGCTTAGCACAATTGACTTTGGAGGAAGAGTTGTTAACAATGATCACTTTTTGTACTGGGGTGACGTAACACAAAGTGGTGAGGATGGAATTGAGTGCAGAATTCATGTAATTGAACAGACTGAGTTCATTGATGATCAGACTTTCTTGCCTCATCGGAGTACAAATTTACAACCGTACATAAAACGTGCAGCTGCCTCCAAACTGCAGTCCGCAGAAAAACTAATGTACATTTGCACAGATCAGCTAGGCTTGGAGCAAGACTTCGAGCAAAAACAAATGCCTGAAGGGAAATTAAACATAGATGGGTTTTTATTGTGCATTGATGTAAGCCAAGGATGCAATAGGAAGTTTGATGATCAACTTAAATTTGTGAATAATCTTTATATCCAGCTCTCAAAGTCTAAAAAACCCATAATAATAGCAGCAACAAAATGTGATGAATGTGTGGATCATTATCTGCGAGAGGTTCAGGCCTTTGCTTCAAATAAGAAGAACCTTGTGGTCGTGGAAACATCGGCAAGATTCAATGTCAATGTTGAAACATGTTTTACTGCACTGGTACAAATGATGGATAAAACTCGTGGTAAACCTAAAATAATCCCCTATCTGGATGCCTATAAAACTCAAAGACAGTTAGTTGTTACGGCAACAGATAAGTTTGAAAAACTTGTCCAAACTGTGAGAGACTATCATGCAACTTGGAAAACCGTTAGTAACAAGCTGAAAAACCACCCTGATTATGAAGAGTACATAAATTTGGAAGGAACAAAAAAGGccaaaaacacattttcaaaacacatAGAGCAACTTAAACAGGAACAtattagaaagagaaaagaggagtaCATTAATGCATTGCCAAGAGCTCTTAATACTCTTCTGTCAAATCTAGATGAGATTGAACTTTTGAGCTGGTCAGAAGCCTTGAAGGTAATGGAGAAAAGGCCTGACTTCCAGTCCTGTTTTGTAGTGCTTGAAAAAACACCCTGGGATGAAACTGACCACATAGATAAAGTGAATGACAGAAGGATTCCATTTGACCTTCTCACTACCCTAGAGGCAGAAAAAGTTTATCAAAACCATGTGCAGCATCTTATATCTGAAAAAAGGAGGgttgaaatgaaagagaaattcaaaAAAACTCTTGAGAAAATCCAATTCATTTCACCTGGGCAGCCGTGGGAAGAAGTTATATGTTTTGTGGTGGATGACGAAGCATTCAAATACATCACTGATGCAGATAGTAAGGAAGTGTATGGTAGGCATCAGAGGGAGATTGTTGAAAAAGCCAAAGAGGAGtttcaggaaatgctttttgaaCATTCAGAGCTATTTTATGATCTGGATCTTAATGCAACACCAAGCACAGATAAAATGAGTGAAATTCATGCAGTTCTGAGTGAAGAACCTAGATACAAAGCTTTACAGAAACTTGCACCTGATAGAGAATCTCTTCTGCTCAAACACATAGGATTTGTATATCACCCAACTAAAGAAACTTGTCTTAGTGGCCAAAACTGCATGGACATAAAAGTAGAAGAGTTGCTTGCCAACAGTCTTCTGCAACTAGACCATGGACGCTCAAATTTATACCATGATAGTGCCAACATtgataaaattaatcttttcattTTGGGCAAAGATGGCCTTGCACAAGAATTGGCAAATGAAATTCGGACACAATCCACTGATGATGAATATGCATTAGATGGAAAAATATATGAACTAGATCTTAGGCCTGTTGATGCCAAATCCCCATACCTGCTGACTCAGTTGTGGACCTCAGCCTTCAAACCACATGGTTGTTTCTGCGTGTTTAACTCTATTGAATCACTGACTTTTATTGGGGAGTGCATTGCAAAAATAAGGGCTGAAGCATCTCAGATAAGGAGAGACAAGTATATGGCTAATCTTTCATTTACATTAATATTGGCTAACCAGAGGGACAGTGTTAGCAAGAATCTACCTATTCTGAGACATCAGGGACAGCAATTGGCTAACAAGTTACAGTGTCCTTTTGTAGATGTGCCTGCTGGTACATACCCACGCAAATTTAATGAGGCCCAAATAAAACAAGCTCTAAGGGGAGTACTGGAAGCAGTTAAACACAATTTTGATGTTGTAAGTCCAGTTCCCACTATTAAAGATCTGTCAGAAGCTGACTTAAGGATTGTCATGTGTGCCATGTGTGGTGATCCGTTCAGTGTGGATCTTATTCTTTCACCTTTCCTTGATTCTCACTCCTGTAGTGCTGCTCAGGCTGGCCAGAATAATTCTTTGATGCTTGATAAAATAATAGGTGAAAAGAGACGTCGAATACAGATAACTATATTATCATACCATTCTTCAATTGGTGTAAGGAAAGATGAACTTGTTCATGGATATATACTGGTCTATTCTGCGAAGCGAAAGGCATCCATGGGAATGCTTCGggcatttctttctgaagttcAGGATACGATTCCTGTCCAGTTGGTGGCTGTTACTGATAGCCAGGCGGACTTCTTTGAGAATGAAGCAATCAAGGAACTCATGACTGAAGGAGAACACATAGCAACAGAAATTACTGCGAAGTTTACAGCTTTATATTCATTATCTCAATATCATCGTCAAACTGAGGTTTTCACATTGTTCTTCAGTGATGtattagagaagaaaaacatgattGAAAGTTCCTACATGTCAGACAGCACAAGGGAATCAACGCATACAAGTGAAGATGTTTTTCCAAGATCGCCGAGAGGAAGTTCCCTTGACTATAATTACCCAGATTCAGAGGATGATGCCGAAGGACCACCGCCTTACAGTCCGATTGGTGATGATGTAAGGTTACTCCCAGCACCTAGTGATCGTTCGAAGTACCGACTGGATTTGGAAGGAAATGAGTATCCTATTCACAGTACGCCAATCAATTGTCATGACCATGAACGCAACCATAAAGTGCCTCCTCCGATAAAACCGAAACCACTTGTTCCAAGAACAAATGTGAAAAAACTGGATCCTAACCTCCTGAAAACAATTGAGGCAGGTATTGGCAAAAACCCCAGGAAACAGCCTTCTCGAGTGCCTGCAGCACCGCCAGAAGATACAGACCAATCTGACAACTATGCTGAACCTATTGACATGGTTTACAAACACAAAGGCTTTGCAGATGATATCTATGCGGTTCCAGAGGATAGTCAGAATCGTATTATTAAAGTTCGAAACTCAATTGTTATAAATACCCAAGGTGAGGAAGAAAATGGGTTTTCTGATAGAGTAGCCAAAAGTCATGGGGAAAGAAGGccttcaaaatacaaatacaagTCTAAGACACTGTTCAGCAAAGCCAAGTCTTACTACAGGAGAACACATTCAGATGCAAGTGATGATGAGGCTTTTACCACCTCCAAAcctaaaagaaaaggaagacatCGTGGAAGCGAAGAAGACCCACTTCTTTCACCTGTTGAAACATGGAAGGGTGGCATAGATAATCCTGCTATTACATCGGATCAAGAATTGgatgataaaaaaatgaaaaagaaaccccacaaagtaaaagaagataaaaag